From the Gramella sp. Hel_I_59 genome, one window contains:
- the gldM gene encoding gliding motility protein GldM has translation MASGKQSPRQKMINLMYLVFIAMMALNMSKEVLTAFGMMNEKLSTANATAENRNAAYMAGLAEKVDEQPAKYTSIKENADKIDQLSSQLNDYIEGVKSNLTADMEKEDNGKWNYEEMDKADQLDEMFFQSGRVSPTGQEFVDQIDNYREQVSAILENKYPQLAANVRREFATEEVTDGDGVTKPWLDYNYQGFPLIASLTKMTQIQADVKSTESEILSQMLSGQLQSDVSLSNYQAIVIPDKPAFFSGEEFSGKVVLGRFDNTLQFEKVTINGKEVENTQAGQVVLKFPAGNVGEQKITGELQYLENDSLKSIEISDSYNVIPLPNSAVISADKMNVVYRGVQNPMTISIPGVSSVSANAPGLRASGGAGSYMMDVTTLQSREVTISVSGELPGGKTVSDRKTFRVKDIPRPVGTIRGEDGSVSMQRNSLEIATVGANLPDFDFDLNLNVTGFKFKVPGQPTINVSGSRLDDRAKAALRRAGRGESVQIYDINASLQGNSSYKLKKVAPVVIELTN, from the coding sequence ATGGCATCCGGAAAACAATCGCCAAGGCAGAAGATGATTAACCTAATGTATTTGGTTTTCATCGCTATGATGGCACTAAATATGTCCAAAGAGGTTCTTACCGCTTTTGGAATGATGAATGAAAAATTGAGTACGGCAAACGCTACTGCAGAGAACAGAAATGCCGCTTACATGGCCGGCCTTGCTGAAAAAGTAGACGAGCAACCTGCGAAGTATACCTCGATAAAGGAAAATGCAGATAAGATTGACCAGTTATCATCACAACTTAACGATTACATTGAAGGAGTAAAGAGTAATCTTACTGCCGATATGGAAAAGGAAGACAATGGTAAGTGGAATTATGAGGAAATGGACAAGGCTGATCAACTAGATGAAATGTTTTTCCAGAGTGGAAGAGTTTCTCCTACAGGTCAGGAATTTGTAGACCAGATCGATAACTATCGTGAGCAGGTTTCTGCAATCCTTGAAAATAAGTATCCTCAACTTGCTGCTAACGTAAGAAGAGAATTCGCTACAGAAGAAGTTACAGATGGTGATGGTGTTACGAAACCTTGGTTGGACTATAACTATCAGGGATTCCCTTTGATCGCTTCATTAACTAAAATGACACAGATACAGGCAGATGTAAAGAGCACAGAGAGCGAAATTTTATCTCAAATGCTTTCTGGTCAGTTACAGAGCGATGTATCCCTAAGTAACTACCAGGCTATCGTGATTCCAGACAAACCAGCATTTTTTAGTGGTGAGGAATTTAGTGGTAAAGTTGTTCTTGGACGTTTCGATAACACTTTACAGTTCGAGAAAGTAACTATCAACGGTAAAGAAGTTGAAAATACTCAGGCCGGACAGGTTGTATTAAAGTTCCCTGCTGGAAATGTAGGTGAGCAAAAAATTACTGGTGAGCTTCAGTATCTTGAGAATGATTCTTTAAAAAGTATTGAGATATCAGATTCTTATAATGTAATTCCATTACCTAATTCAGCAGTGATCTCTGCAGATAAAATGAATGTGGTATATCGCGGAGTTCAGAACCCAATGACTATTTCCATTCCAGGGGTAAGCAGCGTTAGTGCAAATGCTCCTGGGCTTAGAGCTTCTGGTGGTGCAGGAAGTTATATGATGGATGTTACTACGTTACAGTCCAGAGAAGTTACAATTAGCGTAAGCGGTGAACTTCCAGGCGGTAAAACTGTTTCAGACAGAAAAACTTTCCGGGTGAAGGATATTCCTAGACCGGTTGGTACGATTCGTGGAGAGGATGGATCCGTATCTATGCAGAGAAATTCTTTAGAAATCGCAACAGTTGGAGCTAACCTTCCAGATTTCGATTTCGATTTAAATCTTAATGTTACAGGATTTAAATTCAAAGTACCTGGTCAGCCAACTATCAACGTAAGTGGTAGTCGACTTGATGACAGAGCTAAAGCCGCTTTGAGAAGAGCTGGTAGAGGTGAATCTGTTCAGATTTATGATATTAATGCTTCCCTGCAAGGGAACTCAAGTTATAAGCTTAAGAAAGTTGCGCCAGTCGTAATTGAGCTTACAAACTAA
- the gldN gene encoding gliding motility protein GldN encodes MSLKEIFVYGFVMMMGASSFGQANILNANKPEEIGKKSQAQAMVDQEDKPLEYGYVGDRDILWSKGTWEIIDLDERVNFPMYYPIDTNNIGSSRRSLYDVLTSAIKQGKIQNVYADSYFTEKRTLKDISATISKVDTTDLGIEQYNAGEEVDAQFIDRRDLGAADIVEYHVRGIWYFDKRLAELKYRILGIAPVAPDVNFIDSGQTDLVELFWVWYPDAREVLHDAQVFTGGNTAQTITFDHLLNARRFDGVIYKEDNVQGDREIDEYIADNAFMQLLESQRIKEQIRNFEQDMWSY; translated from the coding sequence ATGAGCTTGAAAGAAATTTTTGTTTATGGATTTGTGATGATGATGGGTGCTTCTTCTTTCGGTCAGGCAAACATCCTGAATGCGAATAAACCTGAAGAAATTGGGAAGAAATCGCAAGCTCAGGCTATGGTAGATCAGGAGGACAAACCTTTAGAATATGGGTACGTGGGAGACCGTGATATCTTATGGTCCAAAGGAACCTGGGAGATTATTGATTTGGATGAAAGAGTGAACTTCCCAATGTACTATCCAATAGATACCAATAATATTGGTTCTAGCAGAAGATCATTGTATGATGTGCTTACTTCAGCGATCAAACAAGGGAAGATTCAGAATGTATACGCCGATTCTTACTTTACTGAGAAACGTACTTTAAAAGATATTAGTGCTACTATTTCCAAAGTTGATACGACAGATCTTGGGATTGAGCAGTACAATGCCGGTGAAGAGGTAGATGCTCAGTTCATCGATCGACGAGATCTTGGAGCTGCAGATATCGTAGAGTACCACGTTCGTGGAATCTGGTACTTTGACAAGCGTCTCGCGGAATTAAAGTATAGAATTCTTGGAATTGCTCCGGTAGCACCAGATGTTAACTTTATAGATTCAGGACAAACAGATCTTGTTGAGTTATTCTGGGTATGGTATCCAGATGCTCGTGAAGTTCTTCATGATGCCCAGGTATTCACCGGAGGCAACACTGCACAGACTATTACATTTGATCATTTGCTGAACGCCAGGCGTTTTGATGGTGTGATTTATAAGGAAGATAATGTACAGGGTGATCGTGAGATCGACGAGTATATCGCAGATAATGCATTTATGCAACTCCTGGAATCTCAGAGAATCAAGGAGCAGATTCGAAACTTTGAACAGGATATGTGGAGTTACTAA
- a CDS encoding ABC-F family ATP-binding cassette domain-containing protein encodes MLNIHNLSVSFQGEYLFKEVSFRLGAGDRVGLIGKNGAGKSTMLKIISGEQEYDTGQIAKDKELRIGFLKQDLEFEQGRTVIDEAHQAFAEIKQLEAKMEHINEQLATRTDYESDSYSQLIEDLSEVTHQYEIIGGYNYEGETEKVLQGLGFQREDFEKLTQTFSGGWRMRIELAKLLLQSNDILLLDEPTNHLDIESIIWLESFLNNYTGCVMLVSHDKMFLNNVTNRSIEISLGHIYDYRKPYSEFIEFRKELREQQLAAQKNQQKEIENTEKLIDKFRAKASKASMAQSLIKRLDKIDRIEVDEDDNSVMSVNFPVSVTPGKVVIEAEDLQKFYGEKQVLKDVELLIERQSKIAFVGQNGQGKTTLAKIIIGEIPHDGTLKLGHNVQLGYFAQNQAEYLDGEKTVLETMEDASNETNRTKVRDMLGAFLFRGDEVEKKVKVLSGGERNRLALCKMLLEPFNVLVMDEPTNHLDIKSKNVLKDALKNFEGTLIIVSHDRDFLQGLTSRVYEFRDHKIREYLGDLDYYLDQRKMQDMRAVEKSDKGRKNKQDKTKNKQSSFEDQKEVKRLKNQLSKVEAKITKLEKDIKSKDKELAQNYEKTITRSDFLNKYNESKKKLENLMKEWEEIQFSLEEIS; translated from the coding sequence ATGCTCAATATTCATAATTTATCAGTATCGTTCCAGGGTGAATATCTCTTTAAAGAGGTAAGTTTTAGACTAGGTGCAGGGGACCGTGTAGGTCTTATTGGAAAGAACGGAGCTGGGAAATCCACCATGTTAAAGATCATTTCTGGAGAACAGGAATATGATACCGGGCAGATCGCTAAGGATAAAGAACTTAGAATTGGTTTTTTAAAGCAGGATCTGGAATTTGAACAGGGCAGAACTGTAATTGATGAAGCTCATCAGGCATTTGCAGAGATCAAGCAGCTGGAAGCCAAAATGGAGCATATCAATGAACAACTTGCTACCAGAACAGATTACGAAAGTGATTCGTATAGTCAATTGATCGAAGATCTAAGTGAGGTCACTCACCAATATGAGATCATTGGTGGATATAATTATGAAGGTGAAACTGAAAAAGTATTGCAGGGACTTGGGTTTCAACGGGAAGATTTTGAGAAACTAACCCAGACTTTTTCCGGTGGATGGAGAATGCGGATTGAACTCGCTAAACTTCTTCTACAGAGTAATGATATTTTGCTACTGGATGAGCCTACGAACCACCTCGATATCGAAAGTATCATCTGGCTTGAAAGTTTTTTAAATAATTATACCGGTTGTGTGATGCTGGTATCTCACGATAAAATGTTTCTAAATAATGTGACCAATAGAAGTATCGAAATTTCTTTAGGACACATCTATGATTACCGAAAGCCTTATTCTGAATTTATAGAATTCAGAAAAGAACTACGGGAGCAGCAACTTGCAGCTCAGAAGAATCAGCAGAAGGAAATTGAGAATACTGAAAAACTGATCGATAAATTTAGAGCTAAAGCCAGTAAGGCTTCCATGGCTCAGTCACTTATAAAAAGGCTTGATAAAATAGATCGCATTGAAGTTGATGAGGATGATAATTCAGTAATGAGCGTTAATTTTCCAGTTTCGGTAACCCCGGGGAAGGTTGTTATTGAGGCAGAGGATCTTCAGAAGTTTTACGGAGAGAAGCAGGTTCTTAAAGATGTCGAACTACTTATTGAAAGACAAAGTAAGATTGCATTCGTAGGTCAGAATGGACAGGGGAAAACAACACTGGCTAAGATCATTATTGGGGAGATACCACATGACGGAACTTTAAAACTTGGACATAATGTACAACTTGGATATTTCGCCCAGAACCAGGCCGAATATCTTGATGGTGAAAAGACTGTTTTGGAAACTATGGAAGATGCTTCCAACGAAACGAACCGCACGAAAGTAAGGGATATGCTGGGGGCATTTCTCTTTAGAGGAGATGAAGTTGAAAAGAAAGTGAAAGTACTTTCCGGTGGAGAAAGAAACAGGCTGGCCTTATGTAAGATGTTACTGGAACCATTCAATGTTCTGGTAATGGATGAACCTACGAATCACTTGGATATTAAATCCAAAAACGTACTGAAGGATGCCTTAAAGAATTTTGAAGGTACGCTGATCATCGTTTCACATGACAGAGACTTTTTACAGGGACTTACAAGTAGAGTTTACGAATTTCGTGATCATAAGATCAGAGAGTATCTTGGAGATCTGGATTACTACCTGGATCAACGCAAGATGCAGGATATGAGAGCTGTTGAGAAGTCGGATAAAGGCAGAAAGAACAAGCAGGATAAAACTAAGAATAAACAATCTTCTTTTGAAGATCAGAAAGAGGTTAAAAGGCTTAAGAACCAATTGAGCAAAGTAGAAGCAAAGATTACTAAGCTGGAAAAAGATATTAAGTCTAAAGATAAGGAGCTGGCTCAAAATTATGAGAAGACGATTACCAGATCAGATTTTTTAAATAAGTATAACGAATCAAAAAAGAAGCTGGAGAATTTGATGAAGGAATGGGAAGAAATTCAATTCAGCCTGGAAGAAATCAGCTAA
- a CDS encoding DUF983 domain-containing protein: MMLKGTKVYSIVTGTCPVCQEESMYKEQNPYKLNRVYEMHERCSNCGTKYKIEPSFFYGAMYVSYGLGIAFAVAAFVIAYVFLNASLLASFFAIVGTLIVFMPVIMRLSRNIWINLFFSYKKNAGKA; this comes from the coding sequence ATTATGCTTAAAGGAACTAAAGTTTATAGTATTGTCACCGGCACCTGTCCTGTGTGTCAGGAAGAAAGCATGTATAAAGAGCAAAACCCCTATAAACTCAATCGGGTTTACGAAATGCACGAACGTTGTAGCAATTGTGGCACGAAGTACAAAATAGAGCCTTCATTTTTTTATGGGGCTATGTATGTAAGCTACGGTTTAGGAATCGCCTTTGCGGTTGCAGCTTTTGTGATTGCGTACGTATTTCTAAATGCTAGCCTTTTAGCTTCCTTTTTCGCGATTGTTGGAACCCTGATTGTGTTTATGCCTGTGATCATGAGATTGTCACGTAATATCTGGATCAACCTGTTTTTCAGCTATAAGAAGAATGCTGGAAAAGCTTAA
- a CDS encoding efflux RND transporter periplasmic adaptor subunit, with protein MDKRKIILSLLGVVLIVGAIFGAKAIIDSKEQPKPNIQKTVKTVFVDTVQNSSIAIKIPANGNLVAKDRVELYAEVQGVFRYSSQDFKAGQAYKRGQTLLKIDAAEYEASVQSAKSELYNQITAIMPDLRLDYPEIFPKWQDYLNNLDVNSSIPPLPEPANDKERYFISGRGINSAYFNIKNLEQRLVKYRITAPFNGVLTEALVTEGTLIRNGQKLGEFIDPEVYELQVSIGKQYADLLQVDEKVSLTDNSGNRTYEGKVSRINARIDQATQTVNVFIEVAAEGLKEGMYMQANLDARNEENAIEIDRSLVNDRNEIFTIRDSVLKTMEVQPVYFSDRKVVIKGVPDGEVIITRQVSGAYNGMPVKIAEESNTADTAASSNSNSESKVQ; from the coding sequence ATGGATAAACGCAAGATCATTCTTTCTCTACTGGGCGTCGTGCTCATAGTAGGTGCCATTTTTGGGGCAAAAGCTATCATAGATAGCAAAGAGCAGCCTAAACCAAACATTCAGAAGACCGTAAAAACAGTATTTGTAGATACGGTTCAAAATTCTTCTATAGCTATAAAGATACCCGCGAACGGAAACCTGGTTGCGAAAGATCGGGTAGAACTCTACGCAGAAGTTCAGGGTGTATTCCGCTACAGTTCTCAGGATTTTAAAGCAGGACAGGCATACAAAAGAGGGCAGACGCTTTTGAAGATCGATGCGGCAGAATACGAAGCAAGCGTACAATCAGCTAAAAGTGAACTTTACAACCAGATCACGGCGATCATGCCAGATCTTAGACTGGATTACCCGGAGATCTTTCCGAAGTGGCAGGATTATTTAAATAATCTTGATGTAAACAGCTCTATTCCGCCATTGCCAGAACCAGCTAATGATAAAGAGCGTTATTTTATAAGCGGTCGTGGAATTAATTCCGCATATTTCAATATAAAAAATCTTGAGCAGCGACTGGTAAAATACAGAATCACTGCGCCATTTAACGGAGTTCTAACCGAAGCACTGGTTACCGAGGGAACTTTGATTCGAAACGGACAGAAACTGGGGGAATTCATAGATCCCGAGGTTTATGAACTTCAGGTTTCAATAGGAAAACAGTACGCAGATCTCTTACAGGTTGATGAAAAAGTGAGTCTTACCGATAATAGTGGTAATAGAACTTACGAAGGAAAAGTAAGCCGAATTAACGCCAGAATTGATCAGGCCACACAAACCGTAAACGTTTTTATTGAAGTGGCTGCCGAAGGATTGAAAGAAGGCATGTACATGCAGGCCAACCTGGATGCAAGAAATGAGGAGAATGCTATCGAAATTGATCGAAGCCTGGTAAACGACCGGAATGAAATTTTTACCATTCGTGATTCTGTATTGAAAACTATGGAAGTGCAGCCAGTATATTTTTCAGATCGTAAAGTGGTGATCAAGGGTGTGCCAGATGGTGAAGTAATTATAACCAGACAGGTATCCGGAGCATACAATGGGATGCCGGTAAAGATCGCTGAAGAAAGTAACACAGCAGATACCGCAGCTAGTTCTAATTCAAATTCTGAAAGCAAGGTACAATGA
- a CDS encoding FAD-dependent oxidoreductase — MVNNKLDFIIVGAGLAGLAISRELDFRGKSFMVFDNSSQTSSYVAGGIFNPVILKRFTPAWKAKEQMEISIPFYSELEQELQQNFKHHWDIYRRFYSIEEQNDWFVAADKPLLAPFLDQKLVKNTNPSVETDYGFGRVMHTGNIDTEIMLEAYRDQLQKKQQLIADKFDYDLIKMDGDRIVYKDIQAKHIVFCEGFGVTKNPFFNYFPLHGNKGEYIIIKSPELKLDFAIKASVFIMPMGNDLYKVGATYNNHDKTPEPTSEAREQLEAALNQVINVSYEVVDQVSGIRPTSGDRRPVVGKHPEFDNMYCFNGFGSRGILIAPYLAPKLADHILENSILEIEIDVARFQKRYFKRN, encoded by the coding sequence ATGGTAAATAATAAGCTAGATTTTATAATTGTAGGGGCCGGGCTTGCCGGGCTAGCCATTAGTCGTGAACTAGATTTTAGAGGTAAGAGCTTTATGGTTTTTGATAACAGCTCCCAAACCTCCTCGTATGTAGCAGGAGGTATTTTCAATCCAGTTATTCTAAAGCGATTTACACCCGCATGGAAAGCTAAAGAACAAATGGAAATTTCTATTCCTTTTTATTCCGAATTGGAACAGGAACTACAGCAGAATTTTAAACATCACTGGGATATCTATAGAAGATTTTATTCCATAGAAGAGCAAAATGACTGGTTCGTAGCTGCAGATAAACCATTGCTCGCGCCATTTCTAGATCAAAAACTGGTAAAGAATACTAATCCTTCAGTTGAGACAGATTATGGATTTGGACGAGTCATGCATACCGGAAACATTGATACTGAAATTATGCTGGAGGCCTATCGAGATCAGCTTCAGAAGAAGCAGCAATTGATAGCTGATAAGTTTGATTACGATCTTATTAAAATGGATGGCGATCGTATAGTATATAAAGATATACAAGCAAAGCATATTGTTTTCTGTGAAGGATTTGGAGTGACAAAGAATCCGTTTTTCAACTATTTTCCATTACATGGGAATAAGGGTGAATACATCATCATTAAATCCCCGGAACTTAAACTTGATTTTGCAATTAAAGCTTCGGTTTTTATAATGCCAATGGGGAATGACCTATATAAAGTAGGGGCGACTTATAATAATCACGATAAAACTCCAGAACCAACTTCAGAAGCTAGAGAGCAACTGGAAGCTGCATTAAACCAGGTTATCAATGTAAGTTATGAGGTAGTGGACCAGGTCTCAGGTATACGTCCTACTTCGGGAGATAGACGTCCTGTAGTTGGAAAACATCCGGAATTTGATAATATGTATTGCTTCAACGGTTTTGGTAGTCGTGGGATTCTAATAGCTCCTTATCTAGCACCGAAATTGGCTGATCATATTCTGGAGAATTCTATTTTAGAAATAGAAATAGACGTTGCCAGGTTTCAGAAAAGATATTTTAAAAGGAATTAA
- the gldL gene encoding gliding motility protein GldL: MAKSRGAKRVTNMVYGLGASVVILGALFKIMHWPGGNEMLIAGLIVEALVFAYSAFEPIDDDLDWSLVYPELAGGTGARRDAVVVEQKEAEASLSKKLDSMLKEAKLDADLMSSLGNSIRNFEGAAKGIAPTVDSMASQKKYSEELTVAAAQMETLNSIYKVQVESASKQAEVNQAVAENAGKLKAQMDSLANNMASLNNVYGGMLTAMNGKPRV; this comes from the coding sequence ATGGCAAAATCAAGAGGAGCAAAACGGGTGACCAATATGGTATATGGTCTTGGTGCATCTGTAGTTATATTAGGAGCGCTATTTAAAATTATGCACTGGCCGGGTGGTAATGAAATGCTTATTGCCGGTCTAATCGTAGAAGCATTGGTATTTGCTTATTCAGCTTTCGAACCAATTGATGATGATCTTGACTGGTCATTAGTGTATCCAGAACTAGCTGGGGGAACAGGAGCAAGAAGAGATGCTGTTGTAGTGGAGCAGAAAGAAGCTGAAGCATCTTTGTCTAAGAAACTTGACTCGATGTTGAAAGAAGCAAAATTGGATGCAGATCTAATGTCTTCTTTAGGAAATAGTATTAGAAACTTTGAAGGAGCCGCAAAAGGAATTGCCCCAACAGTTGACTCAATGGCTTCTCAAAAGAAATACAGTGAAGAATTGACTGTAGCTGCTGCCCAAATGGAAACATTGAACAGTATCTATAAAGTACAGGTCGAATCTGCTTCTAAACAGGCAGAGGTTAATCAGGCTGTTGCAGAAAACGCTGGTAAACTTAAAGCACAAATGGATTCGTTAGCAAATAATATGGCTTCTTTAAACAATGTTTATGGAGGAATGCTAACAGCTATGAATGGAAAACCAAGAGTCTAA